Within Streptomyces antibioticus, the genomic segment CCGACGACCAGCCGGGGCGGCCGCCGGGGGCGTCGGCGGGGGCGAGGAGGAGGTGGATGCCGATGTCGCCGGGTTCGACCTCGTAGGTCTCGCCGACCCGGTCCTCGGTGGGCTCGTAGGTCTGGAGCAGGGCGACCGGGGTGCCGTCCAGCTCGGCGAGATAGGCGTGATGGGTGTCGAGGCCCGCCATGTGGGCGTAGATCTCGGCGACTTGGTCCCTGGTCAGGCCGTTCATGCCCCAGAACGCGGCGCGTTCCTCGCGGACCCAGCCGTGGACGACGTCGGCGTCGCCCTCGGCGTCGAGGGGGCGGACGCGGACGGTGCCGAAGCCGTCGACGTACTGCTCGTGCACATACGGGGAGTTGGGGTGCTCAGACATCGTTCTCCTTGGTCAGCCGGGTCCAGTCGGTGACGACCGGGGCCAGCTCTCCCCTGAGCCAGAGGGGCAGTTGGTCGTGGTGGTGGGGGCTGTCGGGGCGGCCCGAGGCGCCGTGCGGGACGATCCACAGGCTGTCCTCGCGGCGGGCGAGGTCCCAGACGTACCGGGCGGCGGGGCCGCGCGCGGCGAGGTCGGTCCAGCCGGGCACGGACGTGGTGCACAGCACGCAGTCGTGGTCGCCGGAGAGGGCGGGGCCCTCGTACGAGGGGTCGGGCAGGGCCCGCCAG encodes:
- a CDS encoding GNAT family N-acetyltransferase; this translates as MSEHPNSPYVHEQYVDGFGTVRVRPLDAEGDADVVHGWVREERAAFWGMNGLTRDQVAEIYAHMAGLDTHHAYLAELDGTPVALLQTYEPTEDRVGETYEVEPGDIGIHLLLAPADAPGGRPGWSSALMGALAVFVLLGLDRPRVVVDPDVRNEKALARFVRQGFEPGPLVTLPEIDLPEVYLPEKKAQLAFLRREVAFPG